A region from the Gavia stellata isolate bGavSte3 chromosome 2, bGavSte3.hap2, whole genome shotgun sequence genome encodes:
- the DST gene encoding dystonin isoform X6 codes for MNSSSYSYHSSDSLFSNSTSARTSVDSNENFLSVNCGPTLIKSCISFGNGTLEGNRLEMLQQIANRIQRDSRSCEDKLILARNALQSDTKRLESGLQFQHEAEIAGYLLESENLLRQQVIDAQILIDGKYYQADQLVQRVAKLRDELMAIRTQYSSVYNKGHALTTEQTKLMISGITESLNSGFTTDLTPELNAAMTQGLTPTLTSSSLTSGLSSGLTSRLTPTITPAYTPGIPPRLIQSYVTGVDSGTLQTLKLMQIRKPLMKSAFVDQNLTEEEVNMKFVQDLLSWVEEMQVQLDRAEWGSDLPSVQSHLENHKNVHKAIEEFESSLKEAKISEIQMTAPLKLSYAEKLHKLESQYSKLLNTSRNQERHLDTLHNFVSRATRELIWLNEKEEEEVAYDWSERNPNITRKKEYHAELMRELDQKEEVIKSVQEIAEQLLLENHPARLTIEAYRAAMQTQWSWILQLCHCVEQHLRENAAYFEFFSDAKEAMEYLKNLKDAIHRKYSCDRSSSLHRLEDLIQESMEEKEQLLQYKSTVAGLVGRAKAIIQLKPRNPDCILKTSIPIKAICDYRQIEITIYKDDECVLANNSHRAKWKVISPSGNEAMVPSVCFTVPPPNKEAIDTANRIEQQFQNVLALWHESHVNMKSVVSWHYLTNEIEAVRAGNVASIKTMLPGEHQQVLSNLQSRFDDFVEDSQESKIFTSSDTAQLEREVNVCKQYYQELLKSAEREEQEESIYNLYISEVRNIRLQLESCEERLIRQIRTPMERDDLHESVFRISEQEKLKKELDRLKDDLGVITDKCEEFFGQAAGSPSVPTLRSELNVVIQNMNQVYSMSSIYIDKLKTVNLVLKNTQGAESLVKLYETKLCEEEAVTADKNNIENLMGTLKQWRSEVDEKRQVFHALEDELQKAKMISDQMFKMHKERDLDFDWHKEKVDQLAERWQNIHSQIENRLRDLESINKSLKYYKDTYNSLDTWIQQVEDTQRKIQEVHPENSKALAKQLNQHKMLVSEIEMKQSKIDECQKYSEQYSAAVKDYELQTMTYRAMVDSQQKSPVKRRRMQSSSDFIIQEFMDLRTRYTALVTLMTQYIKFAGDSLKRLEEEEILKNKEASMREAYSDLMAQQNSTVDENRKLMGKVKMLEEMLEDMKKQKFQVEQELPKVREAAEKERKKQQKDMEEICLQKTKAEQEAKQCRIDLESIEKEKADAEQELECVRQLIFQAETQRSILEENLRAFRNQIEESTFTRRNLEEHLRRKDTNLHDLEQQKKTLVQELKKKTEGEEKLMKLIKQMEQDLEIKGNLSEIKLQEKEKTEARRKIVEGRCSVTKETSLPTFTAGQGSQCRTDSEITSFQKKQEAKKVEELKQKIDELTLANKKADKTIKDLKYELNEIELQKSSTEEKSRLLKEKLDKVNGELKCLKIKLEEKDQVEQGYLQQLKELDKQLHRTTGKAEEMMQEAIDLKKIKMNYQEELKSVQQEKTQLKREVEELTRSQTKAEITIKHLNSQISSLQKEKLAAEHRTQSCKGEANNLQDQYKKIQEQLLQKTEVEKENQQEIQRLRNELAKNNQVSETLKRKIEDLNKWNTETKLLMKQIQSESEKMTLEKQSIQRKNDALKALADGFKEQLRTTNEQLHKQTIIEQEFMCKIKSLEVDLAKTKDLASEYKQKCDKQCASTLTIDREVKNLNAQMNALTMEKRVNEQKIQLQQAHIQDLSCKLKKLQDELHQKTLDEQMARKKMILFQEESIKFKHSAEEFRKKAEKLLESHSITEKDISGIKLECVALQQEKHMAEENIMLYKIQMEDLQERLKKCHEQLQQGKQAEMDYHQKCRKLEEELEVQKHMVESLKQKMDLQVKEGEHRFLLFQNEVQQNNKLQGSGFKLNCERRGNDFNYLSDAATREFEQLPPHAKPSSPLLRQKQERSGFKSDQIEENTLYVSADDTIPREVQFQMSRINQSLEEDASPQSFTEFVSQTSTQFQITFDKASQISGISERDKLRNRNLHSSRQTIRHGEDMKHELGVVKLHPLEIVKNKQYDMHVEVTTLNQENDNTFGNEERMFEGYKTSEGLRREDFAKMSSFLGEEILKTVDDATQLEHFTEEYDDIKFQGLRHDVTARQLTEVKLLDRLTVEQLRSGQKTVDEVQKSLEKFLTKPTAIAGLYLESSKEILSFALAVKRRIIGKALALAFLEAQAATGFIIDPTTGQKFPVDDSVVRGLADNEFKSRLLEAEKAVLGYSCSGKVISVYQAMEARLLERRKGKNILEAQIASGGVIDPVRSVRVPPETAVQLGLLSNTILKFLHEPSSNAKCFHNPNNRKAMYYCDLLKMCVFSVSSKCFLLPIGERKISSPSAEKSHKISVVDIKTGAEMTSYEAYKKNCVDQATYLELSKQEFDWKESTCFDSDGNSFLLLTDLKTGVQFNIEEILNQGRIGRALVNKYKEGLITANEFGDILASSSQPNKDLNSPIAGFWLSETNERIPVLKASWKNLVDRVTALRCLEAQVSTGGIIDPFTGKKYSVSEALQRELIDDGCAKQIQQCELIFTGIIHPVRNTVMSAVEAMHVNAVDKEMGMRCLEYQYLTGGLIDPKSHSRLTMEDAIKNGVIDAVTATKMKDEKLYVKVLTCPKTKKKLTYKEALETAVFDCHTGLRLLEAAQPMKTGISSLYYNS; via the exons ATGAATAGCAGTAGTTACAGCTATCACAGCAGTGATTCACTGTTTAGCAACAGTACTAGTGCTCGAACCAGTGTTGACTCTAACGagaatttcctttctgttaattGTGGTCCCACGCTGATTAAATCTTGTATAAGCTTTGGTAATGGCACCTTAGAAGGAAACAG GttggaaatgctgcagcagaTTGCAAACAGAATTCAGCGGGACAGCCGGAGCTGTGAGGACAAACTAATACTTGCCCGGAATGCTCTGCAGTCT GACACCAAGCGATTAGAGTCAGGGCTCCAGTTCCAACATGAAGCAGAGATAGCTGGGTATCTTCTTGAATCTGAGAACCTTCTCCGCCAGCAAGTGATTGATGCCCAAATTCTTATTGATGGAAAATACTATCAGGCAGACCAGCTTGTGCAAAG agtTGCAAAACTTCGTGATGAACTGATGGCCATACGGACCCAATATTCTTCTGTGTACAACAAGGGGCATGCACTGACAACAGAACAGACAAAGCTGATGATATCAGGAATAACCGAAAGCTTAAACTCAGGATTTACAACAGACCTAACCCCTGAATTAAATGCTGCAATGACCCAAGGTTTAACACCTACTTTGACTTCTTCCAGCTTGACATCTGGCCTTTCATCAGGTCTTACTTCCAGACTGACACCAACCATCACTCCTGCTTACACACCAGGCATCCCGCCACGGTTAATTCAAAGCTATGTGACAGGAGTAGACAGTGGGACTCTGCAAACACTCAAACTGATGCAAATCAGAAAACCCCTTATGAAATCAGCTTTTGTGGATCAGAATTTAACAGAAGAAGAGGTGAACATGAAATTTGTCCAGGACCTGTTGAGCTGGGTGGAAGAAATGCAG GTGCAACTTGATCGAGCAGAATGGGGTTCAGATTTACCAAGTGTTCAAAGCCATTTAGAAAATCACAAAAATGTCCACAAGGCTATTGAGGAATTTGAATCCAGCCTTAAAGAAGCTAAAATCAGTGAG ATCCAAATGACTGCCCCTCTTAAACTCAGTTATGCAGAAAAATTGCACAAACTGGAGAGTCAGTATTCAAAACTCTTG AACACATCGAGAAATCAGGAAAGGCATCTAGATACTCTTCACAATTTTGTGTCTCGTGCTACTAGAGAGCTGATATGGctgaatgaaaaagaagaggaagaggttGCATATGACTGGAGTGAAAGAAACCCCAAtataacaagaaaaaaggaataccATGCA gaattaatgaGAGAACTTGATCAAAAAGAAGAAGTTATTAAATCAGTACAAGAAATAGCTGAGCAATTGCTTCTTGAAAATCACCCAGCCAGGCTAACCATTGAG GCCTATAGAGCTGCAATGCAGACACAATGGAGCTGGATTCTTCAGCTCTGTCACTGTGTTGAACAACATTTGAGAGAAAATGCTGCATATTTTGAG TTTTTCAGTGATGCCAAAGAAGCCATGGAATATTTGAAGAATTTGAAAGATGCCATACACCGAAAATACAGTTGTGATAGATCAAGCAGCCTTCACAGGCTGGAAGACCTTATCCAGGAGTCTATG gaagaaaaagaacaactcTTGCAGTATAAGAGCACAGTAGCAGGCCTTGTGGGGAGAGCAAAGGCAATAATTCAGCTGAAGCCAAGGAACCCCGACTGTATACTCAAAACATCCATCCCAATTAAAGCCATCTGTGACTACAGACAAATTGAG ATAACAATTTACAAAGATGATGAGTGTGTATTAGCAAACAACTCCCATCGTGCTAAATGGAAAGTCATTAGCCCGAGTGGTAATGAGGCCATGGTTCCATCTGTATGCTTTACAGTTCCTCCACCAAACAAAGAAGCAATAGATACAGCTAACAG GATTGAACAGCAATTTCAGAATGTTCTGGCCCTTTGGCACGAGTCACATGTAAACATGAAGAGTGTGGTGTCCTGGCATTACCTGACAAATGAAATTGAAGCTGTTCGAGCTGGCAATGTTGCCTCG ATAAAGACGATGTTGCCAGGTGAACATCAGCAGGTTCTAAGCAATTTGCAGTCCCGTTTTGATGATTTTGTGGAAGATAGCCAGGAGTCCAAAATCTTTACAAGCTCCGATACAGCACAGCTGGAAAGGGAAGTTAATGTTTGCAAGCAATACTATCAAGAGCTTCTGAAATCTGCAGAAAGAG aggagcaggaagaaTCTATTTACAATCTGTATATCTCCGAAGTCAGAAATATCAGACTTCAGCTGGAGAGTTGTGAGGAGCGGTTAATACGGCAGATCCGAACCCCAATGGAAAGGGATGATCTACATGAAAGTGTGTTTAGGATTTCAGAGCAAGAG aaactgaagaaagaactgGATCGACTGAAGGATGACCTGGGAGTCATCACAGATAAATGCGAAGAGTTTTTCGGTCAAGCTGCTGGTTCACCTTCAGTCCCTACTCTGCGCTCTGAACTCAACGTTGTTATTCAGAACATGAACCAAGTTTATTCCATGTCTTCCATTTACATAGATAA attaaaaactgtaaatttGGTGCTGAAGAACACCCAAGGAGCAGAATCATTAGTAAAACTCTATGAAACTAAGTTGTGTGAAGAAGAGGCGGTAACGGCTGACAAAAACAATATTGAAAATCTGATGGGTACATTAAAG CAATGGAGATCTGAAGTAGATGAGAAAAGACAAGTGTTCCATGCCTTAGAGGATGAACTGCAGAAGGCAAAGATGATCAGTGATCAGATGTTTAAAATGCACAAGGAACGTGATCTTGACTTTGACTGGCATAAAGAAAAAGTTGATCAGTTAGCCGAGAGGTGGCAAAACATTCATTCTCAAATTGAAAATAG gttGCGTGACTTAGAAAGTATTAATAAGTCTCTGAAGTATTACAAGGATACCTACAATTCTTTGGACACATGGATTCAACAGGTGGAAGATACTCAGCGAAAGATTCAAGAAGTCCATCCTGAAAATAGCAAGGCATTGGCTAAACAGCTGAACCAACATAAG ATGCTGGTTTCTGAGattgaaatgaaacaaagcaaaatagaTGAATGCCAGAAGTATTCAGAACAATACTCAGCTGCTGTGAAG gACTATGAGTTGCAGACTATGACCTACAGAGCTATGGTTGACTCCCAGCAAAAATCTCCAGTGAAACGCCGAAGAATGCAAAGCTCATCAGACTTCATTATTCAAGAG ttCATGGATTTACGGACTCGTTATACTGCCTTAGTGACCTTGATGACGCAATACATCAAGTTTGCAGGTGACTCTTTGAAAAgactggaggaggaagag attttaaagaaTAAGGAAGCATCAATGCGAGAGGCATATTCAGATCTAATGGCACAGCAAAATAGTACAGTTGATGAGAACAGAAAACTCATGGGAAAGGTAAAAATGCTTGAGGAGATGTTGGAGgatatgaagaaacaaaaattccAAGTGGAACAGGAGCTCCCTAAAGTGAGGGAAGCCGCAGAAAAAGAGcggaagaagcagcaaaaggaCATGGAAGAAATCTGTCTTCAGAAGACCAAGGCTGAGCAAGAGGCAAAGCAATGTCGTATAGATTTAGAGAGCATTGAGAAAGAGAAGGCAGATGCAGAGCAGGAGTTGGAGTGTGTAAGGCAGCTCATTTTTCAGGCAGAGACTCAAAGAAGTATACTGGAAGAAAACCTCCGTGCTTTTCGAAATCAAATAGAAGAAAGCACCTTTACCAGAAGAAACCTTGAAGAGCATCTAAGAAGAAAAGATACAAATCTGCATGATTtagagcaacaaaaaaaaaccttagtgcaggagctgaagaaaaaaacagaaggagaggagaaactTATGAAACTGATAAAGCAAATGGAACAAGATCTTGAAATTAAAGGGAATCTATCAGAAATAAAGctgcaagaaaaagagaaaactgaagccaGAAGGAAAATTGTTGAAGGCAGGTGCTCTGTAACTAAGGAAACTTCCCTGCCAACTTTCACGGCTGGGCAAGGCAGCCAGTGTAGGACTGATTCTGAAATTACAAGTTTCCAGAAGAAACAAGAAGCCAAAAAAGTAGAAGAGCTTAAACAGAAGATAGATGAGCTAACCCTTGCTAACAAAAAAGCTGATAAAACTATTAAAGACCTGAAATATGAACTGAATGAAATTGAGCTTCAGAAATCGTCAACAGAGGAAAAGTCTcgtttgttaaaagaaaaactagatAAAGTCAATGGTGAACTTAAATGCCTAAAAATTAAGTTGGAGGAAAAAGACCAAGTAGAGCAGGGATATTTGCAACAGTTGAAAGAACTGGACAAGCAGCTACATAGAACCACAGGTAAAGCTGAAGAGATGATGCAAGAAGCTATAGatcttaagaaaattaaaatgaactaTCAGGAGGAGCTGAAATCTGTTCAGCAAGAAAAGACACAGCTAAAAAGAGAAGTAGAGGAATTAACTAGATCACAGACAAAAGCTGAAATCACTATCAAACATTTAAATTCACAAATCAGTTCTCTTCAAAaagagaagctggcagctgAACACAGAACACAGTCATGCAAAGGAGAAGCAAATAATCTTCAAGACCAATATAAGAAAATTCAAGAACAGTTGCTTCAAAAAACAGAagtagagaaagaaaaccagcaggAAATTCAGAGGCTAAGGAATGAATTAGCCAAAAACAATCAGGTGTCAGAAACATTGAAACGAAAGATAGAGGACCTTAATAAATGGAATACTGAAACAAAACTACTGATGAAACAAATTCAGTCTGAATCAGAGAAGATGactttggaaaaacaaagtattcagaggaaaaatgatgcATTAAAAGCCCTAGCAGATGGTTTCAAAGAGCAACTGCGTACAACAAATGAACAACTGCACAAGCAAACAATAATTGAGCAAGAATTCATGTGTAAAATCAAAAGCCTAGAAGTTGATCTAGCAAAAACAAAAGACTTAGCTAGCgaatataaacaaaaatgtgaTAAACAATGTGCTTCCACCCTAACCATTGACAGGGAGGTTAAAAATCTAAATGCCCAAATGAATGCCCTAACTATGGAAAAGAGAGTGAATGAGCAGAAGATACAACTACAACAAGCTCATATACAAGACCTAagttgtaaattaaaaaaattacaggatgAACTCCATCAGAAGACTCTGGATGAACAAATGGCACGCAAGAAGATGATTCTGTTTCAGGAAGAATCCATTAAGTTTAAACACTCTGCAGAggaatttaggaaaaaagctgaaaaattactGGAATCACATAGCATCACAGAAAAGGACATTTCTGGCATAAAACTAGAATGTGTTGCtcttcagcaggaaaagcaCATGGCTGAGGAAAACATCATGTTGTACAAGATACAAATGGAAGATCTGCAAGAAAGGCTTAAAAAATGTCATGAACAACTACAGCAAGGGAAACAGGCTGAAATGGACTATCACCAGAAGTGCAGGAAACTTGAGGAAGAATTGGAAGTGCAGAAGCACATGGTTGAGAgcttgaaacagaaaatggacCTGCAGGTCAAGGAGGGTGAACAcaggtttcttttgtttcagaatgaagttcagcaaaataATAAACTCCAAGGTTCTGGATTTAAATTGAACTGTGAGAGAAGAGGGAATGATTTCAATTACCTGAGTGATGCTGCAACTAGAGAATTTGAACAGCTTCCTCCACATGCAAAACCTAGCTCACCTTTGTTAAGGCAGAAACAGGAGAGATCAGGTTTTAAATCTGatcaaatagaagaaaatacattgtaCGTGAGTGCTGATGATACAATACCAAGAGAGGTGCAGTTCCAGATGTCAAGAATAAACCAATCACTGGAAGAAGATGCAAGCCCACAATCTTTTACAGAGTTTGTTTCTCAAACAAGTACGCAGTTCCAGATAACTTTTGATAAAGCAAGCCAAATCTCTGGAATATCTGAAAGGGACAAATTGAGAAACAGGAACCTACACAGTTCCAGACAAACTATTAGACATGGAGAAGACATGAAACATGAATTAGGAGTGGTAAAACTGCATCCCTTGGAG ATAGTGAAGAACAAGCAGTATGACATGCATGTTGAAGTCACAACATTAAACCAAGAAAATGACAACACTTTTGGTAATGAAGAGAGAATGTTTGAGGGATACAAAACATCCGAAGGGCTTAGGAGAGAAGACTTTGCAAAGATGAGCTCTTTCTTAGGGGAAgagattttgaaaactgttgatGATGCTACTCAGTTGGAACATTTTACAGAGGAATATGATGATATTAAATTTCAAGGTCTCCGACACGATGTAACTGCCAGACAGTTGACTGAAGTTAAACTTTTAGACAGGCTGACGGTTGAGCAGCTCCGTTCAGGGCAGAAAACTGTTGATGAGGTTCAGAAAAGTCTTGAAAAATTTTTAACTAAACCTACAGCTATAGCTGGGCTGTACCTTGAATCTAGCAAAGAGATACTCTCTTTTGCTTTAGCAGTGAAGAGAAGAATCATAGGAAAAGCGTTGGCTTTAGCATTTTTAGAGGCCCAAGCAGCTACTGGTTTCATCATTGATCCCACAACAGGTCAGAAATTCCCTGTTGATGATTCAGTTGTTAGAGGGCTTGCAGATAACGAATTCAAGAGTAGACTGCTTGAGGCAGAGAAAGCTGTTTTGGGCTATTCCTGTTCTGGGAAAGTGATCTCTGTGTATCAGGCTATGGAAGCTCGGCTCTTAGAAAGACGAAAAGGTAAAAATATCCTTGAGGCTCAAATTGCAAGTGGGGGGGTCATTGATCCTGTAAGAAGTGTTCGTGTACCTCCAGAAACTGCCGTGCAGCTTGGTTTGCTTAGtaacacaattttaaaatttttgcacGAACCTTCTAgtaatgcaaaatgttttcacaatCCAAATAACAGGAAAGCTATGTACTACTGTGATTTGCTGAAAATGTGTGTGTTCAGTGTAAGCAGTAAATGCTTTCTGCTTCCAATTGGTGAAAGGAAGATAAGCAGCCCATCAGCAGAGAAAAGTCATAAAATTTCTGTAGTAGACATCAAAACAGGAGCTGAAATGACTTCATATGAggcttataaaaaaaattgtgttgaTCAAGCTACATATCTTGAGCTTTCCAAACAGGAATTTGATTGGAAGGAGTCCACATGTTTTGACTCTGACGggaattcttttcttttgcttacagATCTTAAAACTGGTGTACAGTTTAATATCGAGGAGATCTTAAATCAGGGTAGAATTGGCAGAGCATTAGTCAATAAATATAAGGAGGGTTTAATCACAGCTAATGAGTTTGGTGATATTTTAGCTAGCAGTTCACAGCCAAATAAGGATTTAAACAGTCCTATTGCAGGGTTCTGGCTTTCTGAAACCAATGAAAGAATTCCAGTTTTAAAAGCCTCATGGAAAAACTTGGTAGATAGAGTTACTGCTCTCCGGTGTCTTGAAGCTCAGGTTAGTACAGGAGGCATAATTGATCCatttactgggaaaaaatacagtgtttcaGAAGCTTTGCAAAGGGAGTTAATTGATGATGGTTGTGCCAAGCAAATCCAGCAGTGTGAACTGATCTTTACTGGGATCATTCACCCTGTAAGGAATACAGTTATGTCAGCTGTTGAAGCTATGCACGTCAATGCCGTAGACAAAGAAATGGGTATGCGCTGCTTGGAGTATCAGTACTTGACTGGTGGGCTGATAGATCCAAAGTCTCATTCCAGATTAACAATGGAAGATGCAATTAAGAATGGTGTTATTGATGCTGTCACAGCTACAaagatgaaagatgaaaaattgtATGTTAAAGTTTTAACATGCcccaaaacaaagaagaaactaaCCTACAAAGAAGCTTTAGAGACAGCTGTTTTTGACTGCCACACTGGGCTGCGATTGTTAGAAGCAGCTCAGCCCATGAAAACAGGAATTTCCAGTCTTTACTATAATTCCTAA